In one window of Maribacter sp. BPC-D8 DNA:
- the ilvC gene encoding ketol-acid reductoisomerase has product MANYFNTLSLRDKLTQLGKCRFMDSAEFADGVNALKGKKIVIVGCGAQGLNQGLNMRDSGLDISYTLRDAAIKEKRQSFVNASENGFTVGTYQELIPTADVVINLTPDKQHTAVVSAVMPLMKKDATLSYSHGFNIVEEGMQIREDITVIMVAPKCPGSEVREEYKRGFGVPTLIAVHPDNDHQGKGLEQAKAYAVGTGGDRAGVLMSSFVAEVKSDLMGEQTILCGLLQTGSILCFDKMIEKGIDAGYASKLIQYGWETITEGMKYGGITHMMDRLTNPAKVKAFELSEELKDIMRPLFQKHMDDIMTGHFSKTMMEDWANDDKNLLTWRAATGETAFEKTPAGSQEITEQEFYDNGVLMVAMVRAGVELAFEAMTESGIIAESAYYESLHETPLIANTIARKKLFEMNRVISDTAEYGCYLFDHACKPLLTDFMKGIDTDVIGTNFSGNIDNDVDNAQLIAINKALRTHPVEIVGTRLRESMTAMKPIV; this is encoded by the coding sequence ATGGCCAATTATTTTAATACGCTATCATTAAGAGATAAATTAACGCAACTTGGAAAATGTCGCTTCATGGATTCGGCTGAGTTTGCAGATGGTGTAAATGCTTTAAAAGGCAAAAAAATTGTAATCGTAGGTTGTGGTGCTCAAGGTTTGAACCAAGGGTTGAACATGAGAGATTCTGGTTTAGATATTTCTTATACACTTCGTGATGCTGCTATAAAAGAAAAAAGACAATCTTTTGTAAATGCCTCTGAAAACGGATTCACAGTGGGTACCTACCAAGAATTGATTCCTACTGCCGATGTTGTAATTAACCTTACTCCAGACAAGCAACATACTGCTGTGGTTAGTGCGGTTATGCCTTTAATGAAAAAAGATGCTACACTTTCGTATTCTCACGGTTTTAATATCGTAGAAGAAGGTATGCAAATACGTGAAGATATTACGGTAATTATGGTTGCGCCAAAGTGTCCGGGATCAGAAGTACGTGAAGAATATAAAAGAGGTTTTGGTGTACCAACTTTAATAGCGGTTCACCCAGATAACGACCATCAAGGTAAAGGACTAGAGCAAGCGAAAGCTTATGCTGTAGGTACTGGTGGTGATAGAGCAGGTGTTTTAATGTCTTCTTTTGTTGCTGAAGTAAAATCAGATTTAATGGGAGAGCAAACTATTCTTTGTGGTTTGTTGCAAACAGGTTCTATTCTTTGTTTCGATAAAATGATTGAGAAAGGAATTGATGCTGGTTATGCTTCTAAACTGATTCAATACGGATGGGAAACTATTACTGAAGGAATGAAGTACGGTGGTATTACACATATGATGGACCGTCTTACTAATCCTGCTAAAGTAAAGGCTTTTGAATTATCCGAAGAGCTAAAAGATATTATGCGTCCGTTGTTTCAAAAGCATATGGATGATATTATGACAGGTCATTTCTCAAAAACGATGATGGAAGATTGGGCAAATGATGATAAGAATTTATTAACGTGGAGAGCTGCAACAGGTGAAACTGCTTTTGAGAAAACACCTGCTGGTAGTCAAGAAATTACAGAACAAGAATTCTATGACAACGGTGTGTTAATGGTTGCTATGGTAAGAGCTGGTGTTGAATTGGCTTTCGAGGCAATGACAGAATCTGGTATTATCGCTGAATCTGCATACTACGAGTCTTTACATGAAACTCCGTTAATTGCAAACACAATCGCGCGTAAGAAATTGTTTGAAATGAACCGTGTTATTTCTGATACAGCTGAATATGGTTGTTACCTTTTTGATCATGCTTGTAAGCCTTTATTAACTGACTTCATGAAAGGTATTGATACTGATGTTATTGGTACAAACTTCTCTGGAAATATCGATAATGACGTTGATAATGCACAGTTAATTGCAATAAACAAAGCGTTACGTACGCATCCGGTAGAAATCGTTGGTACACGTTTACGTGAGTCAATGACGGCAATGAAGCCTATCGTATAG
- the ilvN gene encoding acetolactate synthase small subunit, with protein sequence MENKWFTISVYSENNVGLLNRISGIFLKRHINIESLNVSKSEIDDVSKFTIVAHTTEKWVHNIVGQIEKQIEVIKAYYHTDDETIYQESALFKIASGLLFDERQIQNIIKDNNAQIVTVSRDFFVIAKSGRRNEIEEMYDQLKPYGIMQFVRSGRISVTKDEMKISAILKEF encoded by the coding sequence ATGGAAAATAAATGGTTTACAATATCGGTATATTCAGAAAACAATGTTGGATTACTGAACAGAATATCAGGTATATTTTTAAAGAGACATATTAATATAGAGAGTCTAAATGTTTCTAAATCAGAGATTGATGATGTTTCTAAATTTACGATTGTAGCACATACAACCGAAAAATGGGTGCATAATATTGTCGGTCAGATCGAGAAGCAAATAGAAGTTATAAAAGCATATTATCATACCGATGATGAGACTATATATCAAGAATCTGCTTTATTTAAAATAGCATCAGGACTCTTATTTGATGAACGTCAAATTCAGAACATCATAAAAGATAACAATGCACAGATCGTCACAGTATCAAGAGACTTTTTTGTTATCGCCAAAAGCGGTAGAAGAAATGAGATTGAAGAAATGTACGATCAATTAAAGCCGTATGGCATTATGCAGTTTGTACGCTCTGGCCGTATTTCGGTTACAAAAGATGAAATGAAAATTTCAGCGATACTAAAAGAATTTTAA
- the ilvB gene encoding biosynthetic-type acetolactate synthase large subunit: METVKEKKKGTDSKKTIKISGAEALIHCLLAEGVETMYGYPGGAIMPVYDELYKFQDKLTHILTRHEQGATHAAQGYARVSGKVGVAIATSGPGATNLVTGLADAQIDSTPMVCITGQVTRQLLGTDAFQETDIIGISTPVTKWNYQITEASEIPEVMAKAFYIAKSGRPGPVLIDITKNAQIDAFDFSYEKCTAVRSYKPFPKPKMSAIQAAADLINSAKKPFIVWGQGVILGKAEQELKALVEKAGIPAAWTIMGASALDTSHPLNVGMVGMHGNYGPNVLTNECDLLIAIGMRFDDRVTGNLDYYAKQAKVIHFEIDPAEINKNVHADVAVLGNSKETLGLLLPLVNDNNHDAWHNIFKEKYKIEFDTIINKDIHPTKNGLTMGEVIEEINLASNNKAVIVSDVGQHQMIACRYAKFSQSKSNITSGGLGTMGFALPAAIGAKMGAMEREVVAIIGDGGYQMTIQELGVIFQHKVPVKIVVLNNEHLGMVRQWQELFFEKRYASTVMVNPDFVKIAEGYSIEAKRISERKDLKSTIQEMMASKEAYFLEVKVEQEGNVFPMIPSGASVSDVRLK; the protein is encoded by the coding sequence ATGGAAACAGTAAAAGAGAAGAAAAAAGGTACAGATTCCAAGAAAACTATTAAGATTTCTGGAGCAGAGGCATTAATTCATTGTTTGTTGGCCGAAGGGGTCGAAACAATGTATGGCTACCCTGGTGGCGCAATTATGCCCGTCTACGATGAACTATATAAGTTTCAAGATAAGTTAACGCATATTCTTACAAGACATGAACAGGGTGCTACGCATGCTGCTCAAGGGTATGCTCGAGTTTCAGGTAAAGTCGGTGTTGCGATAGCAACTTCTGGTCCTGGTGCAACAAATTTAGTTACCGGTCTTGCAGATGCGCAGATAGATTCAACACCTATGGTCTGCATTACAGGTCAGGTTACTAGACAATTACTAGGTACCGATGCCTTTCAAGAAACTGATATTATTGGTATTTCTACTCCGGTAACTAAATGGAACTATCAAATTACTGAAGCTTCTGAAATACCAGAAGTAATGGCAAAAGCTTTTTACATTGCTAAATCTGGTAGACCAGGTCCGGTATTAATTGATATCACTAAAAATGCACAAATAGATGCCTTCGATTTCTCTTATGAGAAATGTACTGCTGTTCGTAGTTATAAGCCGTTTCCAAAACCGAAAATGAGTGCGATTCAGGCAGCTGCTGATTTGATCAACAGCGCCAAAAAACCATTTATCGTTTGGGGGCAAGGTGTTATTCTTGGTAAGGCAGAACAAGAACTGAAAGCTTTAGTTGAAAAAGCGGGTATACCTGCAGCTTGGACTATCATGGGAGCTTCGGCTTTAGATACTTCTCATCCACTAAATGTCGGTATGGTAGGTATGCATGGTAATTACGGACCAAACGTTTTAACGAATGAATGCGACTTATTAATTGCAATAGGTATGCGTTTTGATGATCGTGTAACTGGTAATTTAGATTACTATGCAAAGCAAGCCAAGGTAATTCACTTTGAAATTGACCCTGCAGAGATTAATAAGAATGTGCATGCCGATGTTGCTGTTTTAGGTAACTCAAAAGAAACTTTAGGGTTGTTATTACCATTGGTTAATGATAATAACCATGATGCTTGGCATAATATCTTTAAAGAGAAATATAAAATTGAGTTCGATACTATTATAAACAAAGACATTCACCCGACTAAAAATGGTTTGACCATGGGTGAGGTGATTGAAGAAATCAATTTAGCTTCAAATAATAAAGCAGTTATTGTTTCTGATGTAGGTCAGCACCAAATGATAGCTTGTAGATATGCCAAATTTTCCCAGTCTAAAAGTAATATTACTTCTGGCGGGTTAGGTACTATGGGCTTTGCTTTACCTGCCGCTATCGGTGCCAAAATGGGAGCTATGGAGAGGGAAGTGGTTGCTATCATTGGTGATGGTGGTTACCAAATGACTATTCAAGAATTGGGTGTAATTTTTCAACATAAAGTACCTGTTAAGATTGTTGTGTTGAACAACGAGCACTTAGGTATGGTTCGCCAATGGCAAGAGTTGTTCTTTGAGAAAAGATATGCATCTACCGTAATGGTGAATCCTGATTTTGTAAAAATAGCGGAAGGTTATAGTATTGAGGCAAAACGAATTTCTGAACGTAAAGATTTAAAATCTACAATTCAAGAAATGATGGCTTCTAAAGAAGCTTATTTTTTAGAGGTTAAGGTAGAACAAGAAGGTAATGTTTTCCCAATGATACCTTCTGGTGCTTCGGTTTCTGATGTTAGATTGAAATAA
- a CDS encoding O-methyltransferase → MNDTNIQDIPKMHTEITRKSEEIGFTMPSDLYVGSFLKTLIASKPKGRFLEIGTGIGLSLSWMIEGMDADSKLISVDNDPALISIATSYFGNDDRVEVICKDGTDWIKEYSGTKFDLIFADAWPGKYSEIDEVLDLLHVGGFYIIDDMTKQPNWPAGHEDNVIELTAYLEKREDLQLTKMNWSTGLIMAVKK, encoded by the coding sequence ATGAACGATACTAACATACAAGATATTCCGAAAATGCATACAGAGATTACTCGTAAATCTGAAGAAATCGGATTTACGATGCCCTCAGACTTGTACGTTGGTAGCTTTCTCAAAACTTTGATAGCATCTAAGCCAAAAGGTAGATTTTTAGAAATTGGTACTGGTATTGGTCTTAGTCTTTCTTGGATGATTGAAGGTATGGATGCTGATTCTAAATTGATATCCGTAGATAATGACCCAGCGTTAATTTCAATAGCTACAAGTTATTTTGGTAACGATGATAGGGTTGAGGTTATTTGTAAAGATGGTACCGATTGGATCAAGGAATATTCAGGTACAAAATTTGATTTGATTTTTGCAGATGCCTGGCCAGGTAAGTACAGTGAGATCGATGAGGTTTTAGATTTACTTCATGTTGGCGGATTTTACATTATCGATGATATGACAAAACAACCGAATTGGCCAGCTGGTCATGAGGATAATGTGATTGAATTGACGGCGTATTTAGAAAAGCGAGAAGATTTACAATTGACTAAAATGAATTGGTCAACAGGCTTAATTATGGCCGTAAAGAAATAA
- the ilvD gene encoding dihydroxy-acid dehydratase, producing MELNKHSKNVTQDPTQPAAQAMLYAIGLTEEDLKKPLIGIGSTGYEGNPCNMHLNDLAQEVKVGVNGSGLVGLVFNTIGVSDGISMGTYGMRYSLPSRDIIADSMETVVQAMNYDGLVTVVGCDKNMPGALMAMIRLNRPSVLVYGGTIASGCYKDKTLDIVSAFEAWGEKVAGTMNEEDYKGVIQNACPGAGACGGMYTANTMASAIEALGMALPYNSSNPAIGKDKQYDAINSGKALRNLLEKDIKPSDIITRKSMENAIRLLTLLGGSTNAVLHFLAIAKAADVDFTLDDFQKISDTTPFLADLKPSGKFLMEDVHRVGGVPAVMKFMLENDMLHGDCLTVTGKTIAENLADVPGLLEHQQVIKPLSNPIKATGHLRILYGNLATEGSVAKITGKEGLYFSGPAKVYNDEFLANAGIGRGEVKKGDVVVIRYEGPKGGPGMPEMLKPTAAIMGAGLGKDVALITDGRFSGGTHGFVVGHVAPEAQEGGAIGLLEDGDIITIDAEKNEISVNLTDDQLAERKKKWKQPELKVKRGSLYKYARMVSSASKGCVTDEF from the coding sequence ATGGAGTTGAACAAACATAGTAAGAATGTAACCCAAGATCCAACACAACCAGCGGCACAAGCAATGCTTTATGCTATCGGTTTAACTGAAGAAGATCTAAAGAAACCATTAATTGGTATTGGTAGTACAGGTTATGAGGGTAACCCTTGTAATATGCACTTAAATGACTTGGCTCAAGAGGTCAAAGTCGGTGTTAACGGCAGTGGCTTGGTTGGTCTCGTTTTTAATACTATTGGTGTAAGTGATGGTATATCTATGGGTACTTACGGTATGCGTTATTCTTTACCTTCTAGAGATATTATCGCTGATTCTATGGAAACAGTGGTACAAGCAATGAACTATGATGGTTTAGTTACTGTTGTTGGTTGCGATAAAAATATGCCAGGTGCACTTATGGCGATGATTCGTTTAAATAGACCATCAGTTTTAGTGTATGGTGGTACTATTGCTTCCGGTTGTTATAAAGATAAGACCTTAGATATCGTTTCCGCTTTTGAAGCATGGGGCGAGAAGGTTGCTGGTACAATGAATGAGGAGGATTATAAAGGTGTAATTCAGAATGCATGCCCTGGTGCAGGTGCTTGTGGTGGTATGTATACTGCTAATACGATGGCATCTGCTATTGAAGCTCTAGGTATGGCATTGCCTTACAACTCTTCTAACCCGGCTATTGGAAAAGATAAGCAATACGATGCTATAAACTCTGGTAAGGCTTTAAGAAACCTTTTAGAGAAAGATATTAAACCAAGCGATATCATTACCCGTAAATCAATGGAGAATGCTATTCGCTTGCTAACACTTTTGGGTGGGTCAACGAATGCAGTTTTACACTTTTTGGCAATTGCGAAAGCTGCAGATGTAGATTTCACTTTAGATGATTTTCAAAAAATTAGTGATACTACGCCATTCTTGGCAGATTTAAAACCAAGTGGAAAATTCTTAATGGAAGATGTTCACCGTGTAGGTGGTGTACCTGCCGTTATGAAGTTTATGCTTGAAAACGATATGTTACATGGCGATTGTCTTACTGTTACCGGTAAAACAATTGCAGAGAATTTAGCTGATGTACCTGGTTTATTAGAACATCAGCAGGTTATTAAGCCTTTGAGCAATCCTATTAAGGCAACTGGTCATTTACGTATTCTTTATGGTAATCTAGCCACTGAAGGATCGGTTGCTAAAATTACGGGTAAAGAAGGATTGTATTTCTCTGGTCCGGCTAAAGTATATAATGACGAGTTTCTTGCTAATGCCGGTATCGGTAGAGGTGAGGTGAAAAAAGGTGATGTTGTGGTTATTCGTTATGAAGGTCCAAAAGGAGGACCGGGTATGCCAGAAATGTTGAAGCCTACTGCTGCTATTATGGGTGCTGGTCTAGGTAAGGATGTTGCTTTAATTACAGATGGTCGTTTCTCTGGTGGTACACATGGTTTCGTTGTAGGTCATGTTGCTCCTGAAGCACAAGAAGGTGGAGCAATCGGTTTGTTAGAAGATGGAGATATTATCACTATTGATGCTGAGAAAAATGAGATTTCGGTTAACCTAACGGATGATCAATTAGCGGAAAGAAAGAAGAAATGGAAACAACCGGAATTAAAGGTAAAAAGAGGAAGCTTATACAAGTACGCTCGTATGGTATCATCAGCATCTAAAGGTTGTGTTACCGATGAATTTTAA